From Acidiferrobacterales bacterium, the proteins below share one genomic window:
- a CDS encoding histidinol-phosphate transaminase, protein MNNKTRSIAVKPALESIDYYMVGISRLAGFSNPIKLSSNESALGMSPLALEACKKSAGQCHLYPEVDTEKLAQAIASRHRLNPERMAFGPGSDELLQRIVNAFTGPGQQLVHSKNAYMQFPIYAKLAGATAVAAEDVDLRYSIDSILGQVTEKTRCVLLANPDNPSGTYLGGDEIRRLHRSLPANVLVIIDAAYDEYALADDYESGTNLVHEFENIIVTRTFSKVHGMAGLRLGWCYGPKWVIELLTRIGPSFPVNTIANAAGIASMQDLQHTAKVLDHNSRWIHTLGDEFAKLGLKVYPSQTNFILVQFPPDCGASASQTNRHLNANGIIPRQFALEDFSDKLRFTVGTGDEMEKTIDVMQRFFHSR, encoded by the coding sequence ATGAACAATAAAACGCGTAGCATCGCAGTAAAGCCCGCACTCGAATCGATCGACTATTACATGGTTGGGATCTCCAGGCTTGCAGGCTTCAGCAATCCAATCAAACTGTCTTCAAATGAATCCGCTCTCGGCATGAGTCCGCTGGCTTTGGAAGCCTGTAAAAAATCTGCCGGTCAATGTCACCTGTATCCGGAAGTCGATACAGAAAAACTCGCGCAAGCCATCGCTTCCCGTCACCGGCTCAACCCTGAAAGGATGGCCTTTGGACCCGGTTCTGACGAATTGCTTCAGAGAATCGTCAACGCATTCACAGGTCCGGGACAACAGCTTGTTCACAGTAAAAACGCCTACATGCAATTTCCGATCTACGCCAAACTCGCCGGCGCAACGGCGGTTGCTGCCGAAGATGTCGATTTGCGCTACAGTATTGATTCAATCCTGGGACAGGTAACCGAAAAAACCCGCTGCGTACTGCTGGCCAACCCCGATAACCCGTCAGGAACATACCTAGGCGGTGACGAAATCCGCCGACTGCACCGCTCTTTGCCGGCTAATGTGCTTGTGATCATAGATGCCGCCTACGACGAATATGCCCTGGCTGATGATTACGAGAGTGGGACAAATCTGGTGCATGAATTCGAAAATATCATTGTGACGCGCACATTCTCCAAAGTCCATGGAATGGCCGGGCTGCGACTTGGGTGGTGTTACGGCCCGAAATGGGTCATCGAACTTTTAACCCGTATTGGGCCTTCTTTTCCGGTAAATACAATCGCGAATGCCGCTGGAATCGCCAGTATGCAAGACTTGCAGCACACTGCAAAAGTACTGGATCACAACAGCAGGTGGATTCACACCCTGGGCGACGAATTTGCCAAATTGGGACTTAAAGTCTACCCGAGTCAAACCAACTTCATACTGGTTCAGTTTCCGCCTGATTGCGGCGCAAGTGCGAGTCAGACCAATCGGCACTTAAATGCAAATGGCATCATTCCCAGACAGTTCGCATTGGAGGACTTTTCCGATAAATTGCGCTTTACAGTTGGCACTGGAGATGAAATGGAAAAAACCATCGATGTCATGCAACGATTCTTCCATTCGCGTTAA
- a CDS encoding TauD/TfdA family dioxygenase, whose translation MRTHPETGRTALYVNEYYTCRINELSEPESAGLLKILFQHSQLPDFQIRHHWEVGDVAFWDNRCTQHYASHNYGAAHRIMNRVTIVGDRPYYNDFNGHNSSALN comes from the coding sequence TTGCGAACCCATCCGGAGACCGGACGCACGGCACTTTATGTCAATGAATATTACACCTGCCGAATCAATGAGCTGTCGGAACCCGAAAGTGCAGGACTGCTGAAAATTCTTTTTCAGCATTCGCAGCTGCCTGATTTTCAAATCCGTCACCACTGGGAAGTGGGAGATGTCGCGTTTTGGGACAATCGCTGCACGCAGCATTATGCCTCGCACAACTACGGAGCGGCTCACAGGATCATGAATCGGGTAACGATTGTCGGTGACCGGCCTTATTACAATGATTTCAATGGCCACAACTCCAGCGCACTGAATTAG
- a CDS encoding ABC transporter ATP-binding protein, which translates to MTCDSDTPLLQIKDLYIDGYSEERWHPIVKGFTASLRRGEVLGLIGESGAGKSTIGIASMGYCKAGCRIKSGSIQFEGVELTQASEEHKRGLRGSRIAYVAQSAAASFNPAHKLIDQFSETVIYHRVGTKDEAYADARDLYEKIKMPDPDNIGFRYPHQVSGGQLQRAMTAMALSCRPDLIIFDEPTTALDVTTQIEVLATIRNIVEYFNTAAIYISHDLAVVAQMADRIIVLRYGELVEEAQTRTMLAQPEQDYTKSLWAVRSFKKTCIANTEKAQPLVRVVNVTARYPRAAETVLSDVGFDIHRGETVAIVGESGSGKSTAARVITGLLPPQQGRVEFKGQALPPALHARSYKQLKEIQMIYQMADTALNPRHKIRKIIGRPLGFYLGLEGAEKQRRLNELMEMIEMEPNQYLDRLPEELSGGQKQRVSIARALAADPSFIICDEITSALDQLVAEGILRLLDRLQQELGLAYMFITHDLATVRAVADRIVVMYQGKIVEQGPKAEVLTPPHPAYTELLLSSVPQMNPDWMDEIMAQRAAQSGMQAAGN; encoded by the coding sequence ATGACCTGTGATTCTGATACACCTTTGCTGCAAATTAAAGACCTGTACATTGACGGTTACAGTGAAGAGCGCTGGCACCCCATCGTAAAGGGGTTCACCGCAAGCCTGCGCCGCGGAGAAGTGTTGGGTCTCATTGGTGAGTCAGGTGCTGGAAAATCGACCATCGGCATCGCTTCGATGGGGTATTGCAAGGCCGGCTGCAGGATTAAGTCAGGGAGCATACAGTTCGAAGGGGTTGAATTGACGCAGGCCAGTGAAGAACACAAGCGCGGTCTGCGCGGATCGCGCATTGCTTACGTTGCCCAAAGCGCAGCGGCTTCTTTCAACCCGGCGCACAAACTCATCGATCAGTTCTCTGAAACTGTGATTTACCACCGGGTCGGCACCAAAGACGAGGCTTATGCTGATGCCAGGGATTTGTATGAAAAAATAAAAATGCCAGACCCCGACAACATCGGTTTTCGCTATCCTCATCAGGTTTCCGGCGGGCAGCTGCAAAGAGCGATGACTGCCATGGCGCTTTCGTGCCGGCCGGATTTAATCATTTTTGATGAACCCACTACTGCACTGGATGTCACCACGCAGATTGAAGTGCTGGCTACGATTCGCAATATTGTTGAGTATTTCAACACCGCCGCAATTTACATCTCCCATGATCTTGCTGTAGTTGCGCAGATGGCTGACAGGATTATCGTTTTGCGTTACGGTGAGCTGGTTGAGGAAGCACAAACCCGCACCATGCTCGCGCAGCCCGAACAAGACTACACCAAGTCGCTGTGGGCGGTTCGTTCGTTCAAAAAGACTTGCATTGCGAATACGGAAAAAGCGCAGCCGCTGGTGCGCGTTGTCAATGTCACGGCCAGATATCCGCGGGCAGCCGAAACTGTTCTCAGTGATGTCGGTTTTGATATCCATCGCGGTGAAACCGTAGCGATTGTCGGTGAGTCAGGCAGTGGAAAAAGCACAGCCGCCCGGGTCATCACTGGACTTTTGCCGCCTCAGCAGGGCCGGGTTGAGTTTAAAGGACAGGCGCTGCCGCCTGCGCTTCATGCCCGAAGCTATAAACAGCTTAAGGAAATCCAGATGATTTATCAGATGGCTGACACTGCACTGAATCCGAGGCATAAAATCCGCAAGATTATCGGCCGTCCGCTTGGGTTTTACCTCGGATTGGAAGGCGCGGAAAAACAGCGTCGTCTCAACGAACTGATGGAAATGATTGAAATGGAACCGAATCAATACCTCGACCGGCTTCCCGAAGAATTGTCGGGCGGACAAAAGCAGCGGGTTTCCATCGCCCGCGCACTTGCGGCAGATCCAAGTTTTATCATTTGCGACGAAATCACATCCGCGCTTGACCAGCTTGTTGCCGAAGGCATATTACGGCTGCTCGACCGTCTGCAGCAGGAACTGGGGCTTGCCTACATGTTCATCACACACGATTTAGCGACCGTACGTGCTGTCGCTGATCGCATTGTGGTCATGTATCAGGGGAAGATTGTGGAACAAGGTCCAAAAGCCGAGGTTCTTACCCCACCGCACCCTGCCTATACCGAGTTGCTGCTGTCGTCGGTGCCGCAAATGAATCCAGACTGGATGGACGAAATCATGGCGCAGCGCGCCGCGCAAAGCGGTATGCAGGCGGCCGGGAACTGA
- a CDS encoding peroxidase-related enzyme (This protein belongs to a clade of uncharacterized proteins related to peroxidases such as the alkylhydroperoxidase AhpD.): MSNQERPCWIETIDPQDADPHLHKVYQKLKTTHNKLHNLYRAASLQPKAILSADQHFRDVLHNESNHSDLWFLELLATQVAIAADCHYALTHHGANFKTLLGDDELAESMIEAIRCQNFHDPSFNSRQAALLAFGSKLTRDPQSMSEDDIVTLRNAGISDTEILEAVQVIASFAYWVRFINALGISLGDEKIGMYR; this comes from the coding sequence ATGTCGAATCAGGAACGACCGTGCTGGATTGAAACAATCGATCCGCAAGATGCTGATCCCCATCTGCATAAGGTCTATCAGAAACTTAAAACTACCCACAACAAACTTCACAATCTCTACCGCGCGGCTTCTTTACAGCCCAAAGCGATTTTATCGGCAGATCAGCATTTTCGCGACGTCCTGCATAACGAATCAAACCATTCGGATTTGTGGTTTCTGGAACTTCTGGCAACCCAGGTGGCGATCGCAGCCGACTGTCACTATGCGTTGACCCATCACGGAGCAAACTTTAAAACACTTTTAGGTGATGATGAACTCGCAGAATCGATGATCGAAGCGATTCGCTGCCAAAATTTTCACGACCCATCATTCAACTCCCGTCAGGCGGCGCTGCTCGCATTCGGATCGAAGCTGACGCGCGACCCCCAAAGCATGTCTGAAGACGACATCGTAACGCTGCGCAATGCAGGGATTTCGGACACGGAAATTCTTGAAGCCGTACAGGTCATCGCCTCGTTTGCTTACTGGGTCAGATTCATCAATGCCCTTGGCATCAGTCTGGGTGACGAAAAAATCGGCATGTACCGGTAA
- a CDS encoding TauD/TfdA family dioxygenase has protein sequence MSYQNIQCTRRSPHLGAFVDRVDLSTDLGEQTVAEIRSALLEFGVLFFKNQSLSESQHIRLGAQFGELDEPHPVFDCNQDDPRLTIIESKGRAADAEHYWHTDVTYQVAPSMGSILLARKIPESGGDTLFSSMYAAYDTLSEPIKNLLESLTAQHSIERGWGTSLRMKPDGEQEVRKLMDAFPLQTHPRFANPSGDRTHGTLCQ, from the coding sequence ATGAGTTACCAGAATATTCAATGCACACGCCGCTCCCCGCATCTGGGGGCATTTGTAGACCGTGTCGATCTCAGCACAGACTTAGGAGAACAAACTGTCGCTGAAATCAGATCTGCGCTGCTGGAGTTCGGGGTATTGTTCTTTAAAAATCAAAGCCTGTCCGAATCTCAGCACATTCGTCTGGGTGCGCAATTCGGAGAACTTGACGAGCCGCACCCGGTGTTTGACTGCAACCAGGACGACCCGCGTCTGACCATCATCGAATCAAAAGGCCGCGCGGCCGATGCCGAACATTACTGGCATACGGACGTCACCTATCAGGTGGCGCCATCTATGGGATCGATTCTGCTTGCCAGAAAAATCCCTGAATCTGGAGGAGACACGCTGTTTTCGAGCATGTATGCCGCCTACGACACTTTGTCCGAACCGATAAAAAATTTGCTCGAATCATTAACCGCGCAGCACTCAATTGAAAGAGGCTGGGGAACTTCATTAAGAATGAAGCCGGACGGAGAACAGGAGGTGAGAAAACTTATGGACGCGTTTCCGCTGCAAACTCACCCCCGTTTTGCGAACCCATCCGGAGACCGGACGCACGGCACTTTATGTCAATGA